One window of the Cryptomeria japonica chromosome 7, Sugi_1.0, whole genome shotgun sequence genome contains the following:
- the LOC131076386 gene encoding NDR1/HIN1-like protein 6, with protein sequence MADAQRIYPANEDVEKASQMNARPSTPLASRSSLMSEKGDPSANRGQLRDVKFPKEQMIPSRQPHRYYAPPPRRGRNTCCRCLVWTFCFLLLLVVAIAIAAAILYAVFKPKIPNYSVDNIQITRFSLGAGATVSSQFAVDVTARNPNKKIGIDYLDDSYLAVFYTGTELCKGKLPAFYQGHRNTTNLDVTLTGTDVQISSDMVRSLTAQRQVGSIPLLLKADVPVKVKFGKLKTMKITFRVRCDLVIDSLDANASINISKKNCKVKL encoded by the coding sequence ATGGCGGATGCACAGCGCATTTATCCAGCCAACGAGGACGTAGAAAAGGCATCACAGATGAACGCGCGGCCCAGCACTCCTCTGGCTTCCAGATCGAGCCTCATGTCCGAGAAAGGAGACCCTTCAGCTAATCGAGGCCAGCTTAGGGACGTTAAATTTCCTAAAGAGCAAATGATTCCCTCAAGGCAGCCCCACAGATATTACGCCCCCCCTCCCAGGCGCGGCCGTAATACCTGCTGCCGCTGCCTCGTCTGGACATTTTGCTTCCTCCTGCTCTTGGTTGTAGCCATCGCCATAGCTGCTGCAATTCTCTACGCTGTCTTCAAGCCCAAAATACCCAATTATTCAGTCGACAATATTCAGATTACAAGGTTCTCCCTTGGTGCAGGCGCCACTGTTTCCTCTCAGTTTGCGGTCGATGTTACAGCGAGGAATCCGAACAAAAAGATTGGCATTGATTACTTAGACGACAGCTATCTTGCGGTTTTCTACACCGGCACAGAGCTATGCAAGGGCAAACTTCCTGCTTTTTATCAGGGCCACAGGAATACTACTAATTTAGACGTTACTCTCACCGGAACTGACGTCCAAATTTCCAGTGACATGGTCAGGTCGCTGACTGCACAGCGCCAAGTGGGAAGTATTCCCCTGCTTTTGAAAGCCGATGTTCCAGTGAAAGTCAAGTTTGGGAAGCTTAAAACGATGAAGATTACTTTTCGCGTGCGTTGTGATCTGGTGATTGACAGTTTGGATGCCAACGCTAGTATTAACATTAGCAAGAAGAACTGCAAGGTGAAGCTTTGA